The proteins below come from a single Arthrobacter sp. zg-Y1171 genomic window:
- the bsh gene encoding choloylglycine hydrolase, whose translation MCTGIRFSDGSGNLYFARNLDWTSDFGERVVVTPTGYATKSPFGAVPKIQHAVIGMGIVQEDTPLYFDCGNDAGLAVGGLNFPGYAEYASEPAFGAVNVAAFEFPLWVASQFSTVDEVEAALDDVVIVDKPINEKYPSSLLHWLIGDSTRSIVVEYTHDGMHVFHDDVDVLANQPGFGWHHENLRNYLNASPDFPEEVVLNQAHLAPFGSGSLMRGIPGDYYSPSRFVRAAYVHAHYPPKTTEEDNVSRAFHTLQGVAMVDGSAAMGSGEFEKTTYTGLFSSRTMTYYWNTYEDPAIQSVALADHAADGTELVVV comes from the coding sequence ATGTGCACAGGCATCAGGTTCTCGGACGGCAGCGGCAACCTCTATTTCGCGCGTAACCTCGACTGGACGTCTGACTTCGGGGAGCGGGTGGTGGTGACGCCCACCGGGTACGCCACGAAGTCGCCCTTCGGGGCGGTGCCGAAGATCCAGCATGCCGTCATCGGCATGGGCATCGTTCAGGAAGACACGCCCCTGTACTTCGACTGCGGAAACGACGCAGGCCTGGCCGTCGGCGGCCTCAACTTTCCGGGGTACGCGGAGTACGCGTCCGAACCGGCCTTCGGCGCGGTGAACGTCGCCGCCTTCGAGTTTCCGCTCTGGGTGGCCTCCCAGTTCTCCACCGTGGACGAGGTCGAGGCCGCACTGGACGACGTCGTGATCGTAGACAAACCGATCAACGAGAAGTACCCGAGCTCGCTGCTGCACTGGCTGATCGGCGACTCGACGCGATCCATCGTGGTGGAGTACACACACGACGGCATGCACGTCTTCCACGACGACGTTGACGTCCTGGCCAACCAGCCCGGCTTCGGCTGGCACCACGAGAACCTGCGCAACTACCTCAATGCCTCGCCCGATTTCCCCGAGGAGGTTGTGCTCAACCAGGCACACTTGGCCCCGTTCGGCTCGGGGTCGCTGATGCGGGGGATCCCCGGCGACTACTACTCGCCGTCGCGGTTTGTGCGCGCGGCCTACGTCCACGCGCACTACCCGCCCAAGACGACGGAAGAGGACAACGTCAGCCGCGCGTTCCATACCCTGCAGGGGGTTGCGATGGTGGACGGCAGTGCGGCCATGGGCTCGGGCGAGTTTGAGAAGACCACCTACACCGGGCTCTTCTCGTCCCGGACGATGACCTACTACTGGAATACCTATGAGGATCCGGCGATCCAGAGCGTCGCGCTGGCCGACCATGCGGCCGACGGAACGGAGCTTGTGGTGGTGTAG
- a CDS encoding M23 family metallopeptidase has protein sequence MMNTPDTPLEVSLPFTGKWKVQNSPLRRVPSHGTHLLATTYAIDFVGVDDAGRSAPAVSWRTAFGTEPPELFFAFGRPILAPVSGQVVTVHDGEADHEARRSQLALIPYLLGQQARLRQGAGAIAGNYVLVETSDGGPVVGVMHLRSGSIRVGTGEQVREGQQLGDCGNSGNSTQPHVHVQAMDGADPWTARGLPLVFRSFGEKPARGRTFIPRENMLPQEASTVEAP, from the coding sequence ATGATGAACACCCCCGACACCCCGCTGGAGGTCTCCCTCCCCTTCACCGGGAAATGGAAGGTGCAGAACAGTCCCCTGCGGCGGGTGCCCAGCCACGGCACGCATCTGCTCGCCACTACCTACGCCATCGACTTTGTGGGCGTGGACGACGCCGGCCGGTCGGCTCCCGCGGTCAGCTGGCGTACCGCGTTCGGCACCGAGCCGCCGGAGCTGTTCTTCGCCTTCGGTCGCCCGATCCTGGCTCCGGTCAGCGGACAGGTGGTTACCGTGCACGACGGCGAAGCGGACCACGAGGCCCGCCGGTCGCAGCTGGCCCTCATCCCCTACCTGCTGGGCCAGCAGGCGCGGCTGCGGCAGGGCGCCGGGGCGATTGCCGGGAACTACGTCCTTGTCGAGACGTCCGACGGCGGCCCGGTGGTCGGGGTGATGCACCTGCGCTCCGGCTCGATCCGGGTTGGCACCGGTGAGCAGGTCCGCGAAGGCCAGCAGCTCGGGGACTGTGGGAACTCGGGCAACTCCACCCAGCCCCACGTGCATGTGCAGGCCATGGACGGAGCCGACCCGTGGACCGCCCGCGGATTGCCGCTGGTGTTCCGGTCCTTCGGTGAGAAGCCTGCCCGCGGCCGCACGTTTATCCCACGGGAGAACATGCTGCCGCAGGAGGCTTCGACGGTGGAAGCGCCCTGA
- a CDS encoding MarR family winged helix-turn-helix transcriptional regulator, producing the protein MTAGGNGGTGGAGRRPPRLIFLTLTAERRLRRWIGRRGEDRGLSAPAAGVLLYLATRPGASTGEVAEAVDSSPAGLSGLLSRLEKAGLITRAPDPADRRTIRVNLTADGKAALGVVQAALSELNGKITDGFSAEELAVVARWLQHVGRVLD; encoded by the coding sequence ATGACCGCGGGAGGCAACGGCGGAACGGGTGGCGCTGGTCGGCGTCCGCCGCGGCTGATCTTCCTGACGCTGACCGCCGAGCGAAGGCTGCGGCGGTGGATCGGACGCCGGGGCGAGGACCGCGGACTGAGCGCACCGGCCGCCGGGGTGCTGCTGTATCTGGCCACCCGTCCCGGCGCGAGCACCGGCGAGGTGGCCGAAGCAGTGGACTCCTCGCCGGCCGGGCTGAGCGGGCTACTGTCCCGGCTGGAAAAGGCCGGACTCATCACCCGTGCACCGGATCCGGCCGACCGCCGGACCATCCGGGTGAACCTGACCGCCGACGGGAAGGCCGCGCTCGGCGTCGTGCAAGCGGCCCTAAGCGAGTTGAACGGGAAGATTACCGACGGGTTCAGCGCCGAGGAGCTGGCCGTCGTCGCGCGCTGGCTGCAGCATGTGGGCCGGGTGCTGGACTAG
- a CDS encoding alpha/beta fold hydrolase, with product MRNNSVSAVTSERISIPVPAGGALAGTLRLPDDDAPRAAVVIHPATAVAERLYTGFSEYLAENGYAVLTYDYRGTGASGSPKANRKLRMRDWMGQDVPAAADWMAARFPDLPRLAVGHSIGGHAMALNNGTDGLLGFVAIASHAGVTKTIQDPKERLRVGLVLRVLGPLTGRLLGAVPGRKMGLGEDMPGGAMLEWSSWSRRPNYFFDDPSMDAAERAARVKTEVLSIGFTDDLWATPGQINAIYSRLTNAPLERRTYSPDDAGVPTIGHMGFFRRGVKDKLWPEVLAWLDGRIANRT from the coding sequence ATGCGAAATAATAGTGTGTCAGCCGTCACGTCCGAACGGATCAGCATCCCCGTCCCTGCGGGCGGCGCGCTCGCCGGCACCCTGCGCCTGCCGGACGACGACGCGCCCCGCGCCGCCGTCGTCATCCACCCCGCCACGGCGGTGGCCGAGCGGCTGTACACCGGCTTCAGCGAATACCTGGCCGAAAACGGGTACGCGGTCCTGACCTACGACTACCGCGGAACCGGTGCCTCCGGCAGTCCGAAGGCCAACCGGAAGCTGCGGATGCGCGACTGGATGGGCCAGGATGTGCCCGCCGCCGCGGACTGGATGGCCGCGCGGTTCCCGGACCTGCCGCGCCTGGCCGTAGGGCACAGTATCGGCGGACATGCGATGGCCCTGAACAACGGCACGGACGGACTGCTCGGATTCGTGGCCATCGCCTCGCACGCCGGCGTCACCAAGACCATCCAGGATCCGAAGGAGCGGCTGCGCGTGGGACTGGTCCTGCGGGTCCTCGGCCCGCTTACCGGCCGGCTGCTCGGCGCCGTGCCGGGCCGGAAAATGGGCCTGGGTGAGGACATGCCCGGCGGCGCCATGCTCGAGTGGAGCTCCTGGTCCCGCCGGCCCAACTACTTCTTCGACGATCCCAGCATGGACGCCGCCGAACGCGCAGCCCGGGTCAAGACCGAGGTGCTGTCCATCGGCTTCACCGACGACCTCTGGGCCACCCCGGGACAGATCAACGCCATCTACAGCCGGCTCACCAACGCCCCGCTGGAGCGGCGTACCTACTCGCCCGACGACGCCGGGGTACCCACCATTGGGCACATGGGCTTCTTCCGACGCGGCGTCAAGGACAAGCTGTGGCCCGAAGTCCTCGCCTGGCTGGACGGGCGGATCGCGAACCGGACATGA
- a CDS encoding substrate-binding domain-containing protein, with amino-acid sequence MRSTKPRMKVPGALSALLIASLALASCSTATAENEPADTQSASAATSGNTDALAAAYEGTVGTPPTESVPVPEGLTAWIVSCGQSQVTCSTPAQAAADAAEAIGWQSNICDGQLNPNGWASCIRQGVGANADVILVMGQDCSSFQGPLEEARAAGITTVGVGANDCDIDGGEPLYSGITQKLDGLDNEQWWNMVGQLQADWLIGQTDGDLKLLEVTFADARFGPWISDGLNAELADCDTCEVVGTLQLSNQDAATGTMAQKLSTALLQAPDANAVSVPLDGWFLAGLSQAIVSSQRSDKLAVIGTFGQRSNLDLIAAGEGQDASVTFSLEWDGWSGVDTALRLLADQEIAASGVGLQVVDAETNMPADGTSFTYNPEIDFKQAYLEAWGK; translated from the coding sequence ATGAGAAGCACGAAGCCGAGAATGAAGGTCCCGGGCGCACTCAGCGCCTTGCTGATTGCCAGCCTCGCTCTGGCATCCTGCAGTACGGCAACTGCAGAGAATGAACCCGCTGACACACAATCCGCTTCGGCAGCCACCTCCGGGAACACCGACGCTTTGGCCGCCGCTTATGAAGGTACGGTTGGCACCCCGCCCACCGAATCGGTTCCAGTCCCTGAAGGCCTCACGGCCTGGATTGTCTCCTGCGGGCAGTCACAGGTGACCTGCTCGACACCTGCCCAGGCAGCAGCGGATGCAGCGGAAGCCATCGGCTGGCAAAGCAACATCTGTGACGGCCAACTCAATCCCAACGGCTGGGCCAGCTGCATCCGTCAGGGTGTGGGTGCCAACGCGGACGTCATCCTTGTGATGGGCCAGGACTGCTCCAGTTTCCAGGGCCCCCTCGAGGAAGCCCGCGCGGCAGGAATCACTACGGTCGGGGTCGGTGCAAACGACTGTGACATCGACGGCGGTGAGCCGCTGTACTCCGGCATAACCCAGAAGCTGGACGGACTGGACAACGAGCAGTGGTGGAACATGGTCGGCCAACTGCAGGCAGACTGGCTGATCGGCCAGACCGACGGCGATCTGAAGCTGCTGGAAGTGACGTTCGCCGACGCCAGGTTCGGGCCCTGGATCAGCGACGGCCTGAACGCCGAACTTGCGGACTGTGACACCTGCGAAGTCGTGGGAACACTGCAGCTGAGCAACCAGGACGCAGCGACCGGCACCATGGCGCAGAAGCTCTCCACCGCCCTGCTCCAGGCGCCGGACGCCAACGCCGTCTCCGTTCCGCTGGACGGCTGGTTCCTGGCAGGTCTCTCGCAGGCCATTGTGTCTTCCCAGCGTTCTGACAAGCTGGCCGTCATCGGCACCTTCGGCCAACGCAGCAACCTGGACCTGATTGCGGCAGGCGAAGGACAGGATGCATCAGTTACCTTCAGCCTGGAGTGGGACGGCTGGTCCGGTGTGGACACCGCTCTGAGACTGCTGGCTGATCAGGAGATTGCCGCCTCCGGCGTCGGGCTCCAGGTGGTGGACGCGGAAACCAATATGCCCGCCGACGGCACCTCCTTCACGTACAACCCGGAAATCGATTTCAAGCAGGCCTATCTGGAGGCTTGGGGCAAGTAG
- the hpaH gene encoding 2-oxo-hept-4-ene-1,7-dioate hydratase, with translation MLDNQTLRAVADELLEAQRTRTPVPRLTERYPDMTIDDSYAVQNLWRERMIASGRSLAGHKIGLTSKAMQAATGITEPDYGVILDDMVLENGCTLEWDRYTHPRIEVELAFVLGKPLSGPNCTLFDVLDATDYVVPALEILDSRIEMEGRTIVDTIADNAAMGAMVVGGNPVRPADVDLRWVSALLYRNQGIEETGVAAGVLNHPAAGVYWLANKLAVHGTSLEAGEIILAGSFTRPMWVYKGDTVFADYGPLGTITCRFE, from the coding sequence GTGCTAGATAACCAGACTCTCCGGGCGGTGGCCGATGAGCTGCTCGAAGCCCAACGCACCCGCACTCCGGTGCCGCGCCTGACCGAGCGCTACCCGGACATGACCATCGATGACTCCTATGCCGTGCAGAACCTGTGGCGGGAACGGATGATCGCCTCCGGGCGGTCCCTGGCCGGCCACAAGATCGGCCTCACCTCCAAGGCCATGCAGGCCGCCACCGGCATCACCGAACCCGACTACGGCGTCATCCTCGACGACATGGTGCTGGAAAACGGCTGCACCCTGGAGTGGGACCGGTACACGCACCCGCGGATCGAGGTGGAGCTGGCGTTTGTGCTGGGCAAGCCGCTCTCCGGGCCGAACTGCACGCTGTTCGACGTCCTGGACGCCACGGACTACGTGGTGCCCGCACTGGAAATCCTGGATTCCCGGATCGAGATGGAGGGCCGGACCATCGTGGACACCATCGCGGACAACGCGGCGATGGGCGCCATGGTGGTCGGCGGGAACCCGGTGCGGCCGGCCGACGTCGACCTGCGCTGGGTGTCGGCCCTGCTCTACCGCAACCAGGGCATCGAGGAAACCGGCGTCGCCGCCGGAGTGCTGAACCATCCCGCCGCCGGCGTGTACTGGCTGGCGAACAAGCTCGCCGTGCACGGCACCTCGCTGGAGGCCGGGGAAATCATCCTCGCCGGCTCCTTCACCCGCCCGATGTGGGTATACAAGGGCGACACCGTCTTTGCCGACTACGGACCGTTGGGAACCATCACATGCCGCTTCGAGTAG
- a CDS encoding GNAT family N-acetyltransferase: MRQDPSDWTPLSTERLLLRRLERADYDAAVRIHTDPRTNRHNPHTPTVESVTRSLQDFLDHWDREGFGYWAVAEHEAPETVVGFTGLQRAVVDSRTILNLYYRYDPAVWGRGYAKEGAVEGVRLGRKLMPELPILARTTTTNTGSQRTALAAGLGHFPGLDREYAGVPEMYLALGWPGISGGDPS; this comes from the coding sequence ATGCGCCAAGACCCGAGCGACTGGACTCCCCTGAGCACCGAGCGACTGCTGCTGCGCAGGCTTGAACGGGCGGACTACGATGCCGCCGTCCGGATCCACACGGACCCCCGGACCAACCGGCACAATCCGCATACCCCCACCGTGGAATCCGTGACAAGGAGCCTGCAGGATTTCCTGGACCACTGGGACCGGGAGGGCTTCGGCTACTGGGCGGTGGCCGAACACGAGGCGCCGGAGACCGTCGTCGGTTTCACCGGACTGCAGCGCGCCGTGGTGGACAGCCGGACCATCCTGAATCTGTACTACCGCTACGACCCGGCGGTCTGGGGCAGGGGCTACGCGAAAGAGGGAGCGGTTGAAGGGGTGCGCCTCGGCCGGAAGCTGATGCCGGAGCTGCCGATCCTGGCCCGCACGACGACGACGAACACCGGCTCCCAGCGAACCGCCCTCGCCGCCGGACTGGGGCACTTTCCCGGGTTGGACCGGGAGTATGCCGGGGTGCCGGAGATGTACCTGGCCCTGGGCTGGCCTGGGATCTCCGGCGGAGACCCGTCCTAG
- a CDS encoding HpcH/HpaI aldolase/citrate lyase family protein, giving the protein MPLRVEETFAARLAAGGRQTGMWVCSGSPLVAEICAGSGLDWLLIDAEHSPNGIESLLAQLQAVHGYPVTAVVRPPIGDAVLLKQYLDLGAQNLLIPMVDTPEQAAELVRAVRYPPLGIRGVGSALARASRWNRIEGYLENAAESVTLLVQIETAAAVENVEAIAAVDGVDGLFIGPADLAASMGHLGQQEHPDVIAAVEHCIRMVKAAGKPVGVNAFAEATARRYIDAGVDFILVGADVALLARGSEALAAKYLPAADDDVRASY; this is encoded by the coding sequence ATGCCGCTTCGAGTAGAAGAAACCTTCGCCGCCCGGCTGGCCGCCGGGGGCCGGCAGACCGGCATGTGGGTCTGCTCCGGCAGCCCGCTGGTCGCCGAAATCTGCGCCGGGTCCGGGCTGGACTGGCTGCTGATCGACGCCGAGCACAGCCCCAACGGGATCGAGTCCCTGCTGGCCCAGCTGCAGGCCGTGCATGGCTATCCGGTCACCGCGGTGGTCCGCCCGCCGATTGGGGACGCGGTGCTGCTCAAGCAGTACCTGGACCTGGGCGCGCAGAACCTGCTGATTCCCATGGTCGATACCCCGGAACAGGCCGCCGAGCTGGTCCGGGCCGTCCGGTATCCGCCGCTGGGCATCCGCGGGGTGGGCAGCGCCCTGGCCCGCGCCTCGCGCTGGAACCGGATCGAGGGGTACCTCGAGAATGCCGCCGAGTCCGTGACGCTGCTGGTGCAGATCGAGACCGCCGCCGCCGTCGAAAACGTGGAGGCGATTGCCGCCGTCGACGGGGTGGACGGGCTGTTCATCGGGCCGGCGGACCTCGCCGCGTCCATGGGCCACCTCGGCCAGCAGGAGCATCCCGACGTGATTGCCGCCGTCGAGCACTGCATCCGGATGGTGAAGGCCGCCGGGAAACCGGTGGGCGTGAACGCGTTCGCCGAGGCCACTGCCCGCCGGTATATCGACGCCGGCGTGGACTTCATCCTGGTGGGTGCCGACGTCGCGCTCCTGGCCCGGGGCAGCGAAGCCCTGGCTGCTAAATATCTCCCTGCCGCGGATGACGACGTGCGCGCGAGTTACTGA